The following coding sequences are from one Nitrospira sp. CR1.1 window:
- a CDS encoding ferredoxin oxidoreductase → MSKERIKISPDLYDIMPSDYQDLVQSATYGKEDRGWKDIGTSKELIEQHSLCAGCPESMAFRYILASLPNPEDTVMVGSTGCTSLVFPMVAVHNIHSLFGNQNAIASGLKRALSVRFPDRVKDVVVLAGDGATVDIGLDMTLQAWFRQEKFTTICFDNELYANTGGQESGLMQKGFVAKMAPVGKLFDKVRLPEIARESGCHYVVNCTVSKPSLVEKVIRNSVLIAREIGPTYIQLYTPCILEIGKNSMEGLQEMRDSEKPTERFAYKEYVSEPAKQFLAELAAKDKERKAAAKQLAGKA, encoded by the coding sequence ATGAGCAAAGAGCGAATCAAAATTTCGCCGGATCTATATGACATCATGCCATCGGACTATCAGGATTTGGTCCAGAGCGCGACCTATGGCAAAGAAGACCGCGGTTGGAAGGATATTGGTACTTCAAAAGAATTGATTGAACAACATTCCTTGTGCGCCGGCTGCCCTGAATCCATGGCATTCCGCTATATTTTGGCGTCCCTGCCTAATCCTGAAGATACAGTGATGGTTGGCTCTACGGGCTGCACCAGCCTGGTGTTTCCCATGGTGGCTGTACACAACATTCATTCTCTCTTTGGTAACCAGAATGCGATTGCATCCGGCCTGAAGCGGGCGCTCAGCGTGCGCTTTCCGGATCGTGTGAAGGATGTGGTTGTGCTTGCTGGCGATGGCGCCACAGTTGACATCGGCCTCGACATGACCTTGCAGGCCTGGTTCCGCCAGGAAAAATTCACCACCATCTGCTTTGACAACGAGCTCTATGCCAATACTGGCGGCCAGGAAAGCGGCTTGATGCAAAAAGGATTCGTCGCCAAAATGGCTCCGGTTGGAAAACTGTTTGACAAGGTCCGTCTGCCTGAAATAGCACGGGAGTCTGGTTGTCATTACGTGGTAAACTGCACCGTGAGCAAGCCGTCACTGGTGGAAAAAGTCATACGGAACTCTGTTTTGATCGCACGTGAAATCGGCCCAACGTATATCCAGCTCTATACACCGTGCATTCTCGAAATCGGCAAGAACAGCATGGAAGGCCTTCAGGAAATGCGTGACTCTGAAAAGCCAACCGAGCGATTTGCCTACAAAGAGTATGTCAGCGAGCCGGCAAAGCAGTTCCTGGCAGAGTTGGCCGCAAAGGACAAGGAACGCAAAGCTGCTGCAAAGCAGCTCGCGGGAAAAGCCTAA
- a CDS encoding ferredoxin oxidoreductase, with translation MIKKRLNIRMSGLGGQGAVTAAHVMAMAANKDGKFSISNPFFGAEKRMAPAESYCRIGIERIYDRGELVFPDVIEVFHPQVITMGKSYTMPFYSGVKEGGVVIINSAQPLLSEEDITRLKDLNVSLFYIAGTELAIEVAGTELSTNMSMIGSVAGITKCVSMEALDGALQERFGKKFVASGGTASLDEAIKKKFAKKEMLLAKNLATVKRAYEIASEWAEKNKVELRVGNPAVAA, from the coding sequence ATGATTAAGAAAAGACTGAACATTCGTATGTCCGGATTAGGTGGTCAGGGAGCCGTGACGGCCGCCCATGTGATGGCCATGGCCGCCAATAAGGATGGAAAATTCTCTATTTCAAATCCCTTCTTTGGCGCCGAAAAACGTATGGCACCGGCGGAAAGCTATTGCCGGATCGGGATTGAGCGGATTTACGATCGAGGAGAACTGGTATTTCCGGATGTCATCGAAGTATTTCATCCTCAGGTCATTACGATGGGCAAAAGTTATACAATGCCCTTCTATTCCGGCGTAAAAGAAGGTGGAGTCGTAATTATCAACTCCGCACAACCCCTTCTCTCAGAAGAAGACATTACTCGGCTCAAAGATTTGAACGTATCCCTGTTTTATATCGCGGGGACCGAGCTTGCGATTGAAGTTGCAGGGACCGAACTTTCCACAAACATGTCGATGATCGGGTCGGTGGCGGGCATCACCAAATGCGTCTCGATGGAAGCTCTCGACGGTGCTTTGCAGGAACGGTTTGGAAAGAAATTTGTCGCATCCGGCGGAACGGCCTCATTGGACGAAGCCATCAAGAAAAAGTTCGCCAAAAAAGAAATGCTGCTGGCCAAAAATTTGGCGACGGTCAAGCGAGCATACGAGATCGCAAGCGAATGGGCCGAAAAAAATAAGGTCGAGTTGCGGGTCGGTAATCCTGCCGTTGCGGCTTAA
- a CDS encoding pyruvate ferredoxin oxidoreductase, whose amino-acid sequence MYNVAQVIDEKCVAKKGCRLCIMYCPEANCLDLNVTKMVAEVTIDRCKGCELCVVVCNAAKHEAIEMQAVSATGQLMSHKGESAGLGQAYQG is encoded by the coding sequence ATGTATAACGTAGCGCAAGTTATCGACGAGAAGTGCGTGGCCAAGAAGGGCTGTCGACTGTGCATCATGTATTGCCCTGAGGCCAACTGCTTGGATCTCAACGTCACCAAGATGGTCGCAGAAGTCACGATTGATCGCTGTAAAGGTTGCGAGCTTTGCGTCGTCGTCTGCAATGCGGCCAAACACGAAGCGATCGAAATGCAAGCCGTCAGCGCCACGGGGCAGCTGATGAGCCACAAGGGCGAGTCCGCAGGCCTCGGGCAAGCCTACCAAGGGTAA
- a CDS encoding class II aldolase/adducin family protein, with protein sequence MLTAIGDVMRRVYERGWITTRDGNISMRKRDGKYLYITPSGWRKTIVHPEHVVRLEVVTDPATGHLVPNVRDGQQPSGELWMHWNLQRDTKKTRTVVHVHSTHIVAAMYAGIDLQAMSAEFPEISRYTRVGRTVPALPALSRDLADVTAECLGLRKDGTLEYDIVGQTNHGVCAVAIDPWAAYEHIERLDHICEIVLKSGVAARSISR encoded by the coding sequence ATGCTGACGGCGATCGGCGATGTGATGAGGCGGGTGTATGAGCGGGGCTGGATCACTACGAGAGACGGAAACATCAGCATGCGGAAACGGGATGGGAAATACCTATATATCACACCGTCAGGGTGGCGGAAGACCATTGTTCACCCGGAACACGTGGTACGACTGGAGGTCGTGACCGATCCTGCAACCGGCCACTTGGTGCCAAATGTACGAGATGGGCAGCAGCCTTCTGGAGAGCTCTGGATGCATTGGAATCTCCAGCGGGATACCAAAAAAACTCGCACAGTTGTCCATGTTCACTCGACCCATATCGTAGCAGCGATGTATGCGGGAATCGATTTGCAGGCCATGAGTGCCGAGTTCCCTGAGATATCGCGCTATACGCGTGTCGGCCGAACCGTTCCGGCGCTACCCGCGTTATCCCGAGATTTAGCCGATGTGACGGCGGAATGTTTAGGGCTGAGAAAGGACGGAACGTTGGAATACGACATTGTGGGGCAAACGAATCACGGCGTGTGCGCCGTGGCAATAGATCCGTGGGCAGCCTATGAACACATCGAGCGGCTCGATCACATTTGTGAAATCGTGTTGAAGAGTGGCGTGGCTGCACGATCAATTAGTCGATGA
- a CDS encoding alpha/beta fold hydrolase: MISQDGFHPAFLLQNPHLMTLIPRYWPRPGWKQDLPHSERRFTTQPGTQLLGICHWQTVPGTSPTVVLVHGLEGSADSHYMLGMATKAFRAGFNVIRMNQRTCGGTDHLTPTLYNSGLSNDYRAILQDLRERNGLGRIWLVGYSMGGNLVLKAAGELQRSEEALAGVVAVSPNIDPTQCVAALEQPRNWLYHAHFLSNLKARVQRKAVLFPGQWNLSPLRSMRTITQFDDTYTARDGGYRDAPDYYDRAGARHVLSEIAVPTLIITAQDDPFIPASMFETPGIRHNHHITLAMLRHGGHCGFFQKRRSGEDRFWAENRIVEWLSSRL; encoded by the coding sequence ATGATTAGCCAGGATGGATTTCATCCCGCGTTTCTGCTCCAAAACCCGCATCTGATGACGCTGATTCCCCGTTATTGGCCTCGCCCGGGATGGAAACAGGATCTGCCCCACAGTGAACGTCGCTTTACGACTCAGCCCGGCACCCAACTGCTCGGAATTTGTCACTGGCAGACGGTCCCCGGGACGTCACCTACTGTCGTGTTAGTACATGGCCTCGAAGGGTCCGCTGATTCACACTATATGCTCGGGATGGCGACGAAGGCTTTCCGCGCAGGATTTAATGTCATCCGGATGAATCAGCGCACCTGCGGGGGCACAGATCACCTGACCCCGACTCTGTATAACAGCGGACTCAGCAATGATTACCGGGCCATCTTGCAAGACTTACGTGAGCGAAATGGCCTCGGCCGTATCTGGCTCGTCGGATACTCGATGGGGGGAAATCTCGTGCTCAAGGCAGCAGGGGAACTGCAACGATCGGAAGAGGCCCTTGCAGGCGTGGTGGCTGTCAGTCCCAACATCGACCCCACGCAGTGCGTAGCCGCCCTGGAGCAGCCGAGGAATTGGCTTTATCATGCGCACTTCCTCTCGAATCTCAAAGCCCGGGTACAACGGAAAGCCGTTCTTTTTCCAGGCCAATGGAATCTCTCGCCCTTGCGCTCGATGAGGACGATTACTCAGTTCGACGACACGTACACCGCGCGCGACGGAGGCTATCGGGATGCCCCGGATTATTACGATCGAGCAGGCGCGCGTCACGTGTTGTCAGAAATCGCGGTGCCGACGCTGATTATCACCGCCCAGGATGACCCCTTCATTCCGGCATCGATGTTCGAGACGCCGGGAATCAGACACAATCACCATATTACATTGGCGATGCTACGTCACGGCGGGCACTGTGGATTTTTCCAGAAACGTCGGTCGGGAGAAGACCGGTTTTGGGCGGAAAACAGAATTGTCGAATGGCTGTCCTCGCGATTATGA
- a CDS encoding GAF domain-containing protein — MKVLAFSALVNALAAAGLGMFVYFRDPAAARNRIYGLYCLSIAFWSMFYCGWQLAESKDLALSLLRLVMAGASLIPILYFHHTVTFLDIAARHDRALKVGYGLAGFFLLADTTPWLVAEVHPAMSFSFWPVPGPFFHPFLAYFLWYVIYATSLVGVALRDANGIRRHQYAYMLAASVIGYAGGATNFPLWYGVPLLPYGTVLITMYTALMAYTIVRYRLMNISVVLNKGLGYAIVLAIIVVATSIGAVLSNRATGHSTPPLLAGTLFLICALWVLSNNPRSSSNTIFSAVCGAACLWLFGCFMLFSASHEEEALLWVRVIYTGVVFLPALTYHFAQRLAAGAVQDRLILWNYAIGGLFWSLLFTTYLVDGQYLYYWGRYPKAGVLHPWLVAYVVSGGGLTVYRLYQGYRHHQSSAPLLSAQLKYTFVALSLGFLASLDFLQNYGVGFYPVGYLLAGLCVTVVAYAIARYELMDISFVPSRPKVMLSIKLAGLIPAYMIILLVIRIFTGTFHYLLAGVLFGLFVIVSSGLANLQKGVERAIGQTLFRERYDAYDTLVQFSKSLVAILELKSLTKEIVQTLARVMNIKTASVYVLDKEQGVYSLTASYGFVTRDVIVPPIKMESEFPRALLRTETALVREEIEYDKADTDYLRLLDTLKGLESEVCIPLISKERLVGFCNLGRRANHGMYSTEELALLKTLAQHAAIAIDNALLYEDLRRSQLLMRRTDRLRSLETMAGGFAHEIRNPLTSIKTFVQLAPDRRDDVEFMEQFSQVVCEDVERIERLVHEILDYARYMTPKLTQESLNDVVSSCLYFVEVKASSKAITIQKELAPELPYVKLDRQQIKQVLLNLFINAMEAIGGEQGGRLSVRTRKLVKPVNEPWVQIEVEDSGPGIEPHDLDHIFDPFYTTKHESGEREGTGLGLTIAHQIVQEHGGYVEVFSEVGHGTKFMVSLPVNPPMAEWQAAQPIHDDGRKLAGAFLARPHLGLEEQFSKPDASLKTRT; from the coding sequence ATGAAAGTGCTCGCATTCAGCGCGCTGGTCAATGCGTTGGCTGCGGCAGGGCTCGGAATGTTCGTCTATTTCCGGGATCCTGCCGCAGCGCGCAACCGGATCTACGGGCTGTACTGTCTGAGCATTGCCTTCTGGAGCATGTTTTACTGCGGGTGGCAGCTTGCGGAGTCGAAGGACCTCGCGCTGAGCCTGTTGCGCCTGGTTATGGCCGGCGCGTCGCTCATCCCCATTCTGTATTTTCACCACACGGTGACGTTTCTCGACATAGCGGCTCGCCATGACAGAGCGCTGAAGGTTGGGTACGGATTAGCCGGATTCTTCCTGTTAGCCGATACGACCCCCTGGTTGGTGGCAGAGGTGCATCCGGCGATGTCCTTCTCCTTCTGGCCCGTTCCGGGCCCATTCTTCCATCCGTTTCTCGCCTATTTCCTCTGGTATGTGATCTACGCGACCTCGCTCGTGGGTGTGGCGCTTCGAGATGCCAACGGGATCCGACGCCATCAATATGCCTACATGCTGGCGGCCAGCGTCATCGGCTATGCGGGCGGCGCGACGAATTTCCCGCTGTGGTACGGCGTGCCGCTATTGCCGTACGGCACAGTACTCATCACGATGTATACCGCTCTGATGGCCTATACGATCGTTCGGTATCGCCTGATGAATATCAGCGTCGTCCTGAACAAGGGGCTGGGATATGCCATCGTGCTCGCCATCATCGTGGTGGCGACTTCCATCGGCGCGGTGCTCAGCAATCGCGCGACAGGACATTCCACCCCTCCGTTATTAGCCGGAACCCTGTTTCTGATCTGTGCCTTGTGGGTACTCAGTAATAATCCTCGCTCCTCCTCAAATACTATTTTTAGCGCCGTATGCGGCGCGGCCTGCCTCTGGCTGTTCGGCTGCTTCATGCTGTTCTCGGCTTCCCACGAAGAAGAAGCCCTGCTCTGGGTGCGGGTGATTTATACGGGCGTCGTGTTTCTGCCGGCGTTGACCTATCACTTTGCGCAGAGGCTTGCCGCAGGGGCTGTGCAGGATCGGCTGATTCTCTGGAATTATGCCATCGGCGGGTTGTTCTGGAGTCTCTTGTTCACGACCTATCTGGTGGATGGTCAGTACCTCTATTATTGGGGTCGGTATCCTAAGGCCGGCGTGCTCCACCCATGGCTGGTCGCCTACGTGGTGTCGGGCGGCGGTCTGACGGTCTATCGACTCTATCAGGGCTATCGGCACCATCAGTCGTCCGCTCCTCTTCTAAGCGCCCAACTGAAATATACCTTCGTGGCGCTCTCGCTGGGGTTCCTGGCCTCCCTCGATTTCCTGCAGAACTATGGCGTGGGATTCTATCCGGTCGGCTACCTGCTGGCAGGACTGTGTGTCACGGTTGTCGCCTACGCAATCGCACGATACGAACTGATGGATATCTCGTTCGTGCCGAGCAGGCCGAAAGTCATGTTATCGATCAAGCTCGCGGGCCTGATTCCGGCCTATATGATCATTCTGCTCGTTATACGAATTTTCACCGGCACGTTCCACTATCTGCTTGCAGGCGTGCTCTTCGGGCTATTTGTGATTGTGTCGAGTGGGTTGGCTAACCTGCAAAAAGGTGTGGAGCGTGCGATCGGGCAGACGCTCTTTCGAGAACGATACGATGCGTACGACACACTGGTGCAATTCTCCAAGTCTCTCGTGGCGATCCTTGAACTCAAATCGCTCACGAAGGAAATCGTGCAAACGCTGGCCCGTGTCATGAACATTAAGACCGCGTCAGTGTATGTGCTCGACAAGGAGCAGGGGGTCTACAGTTTGACGGCTTCCTATGGGTTTGTGACGAGAGATGTGATTGTCCCTCCCATCAAGATGGAGAGCGAATTCCCGCGAGCCTTGTTGCGAACCGAAACCGCCCTCGTCCGAGAGGAAATTGAGTATGATAAGGCCGATACCGACTACCTGCGATTGCTGGACACGTTGAAAGGCTTGGAATCAGAAGTCTGTATTCCCCTAATCAGCAAGGAACGGCTGGTCGGATTCTGTAATTTGGGACGGCGGGCGAATCATGGCATGTATTCGACGGAAGAATTAGCTCTGCTCAAAACGTTGGCGCAACATGCGGCGATCGCGATTGATAACGCGCTGCTGTATGAGGACCTGCGGCGATCGCAGTTGTTGATGCGCCGTACCGACCGGCTCCGGTCCTTGGAAACCATGGCCGGAGGGTTCGCTCACGAGATCCGGAATCCACTGACCTCCATTAAAACATTCGTTCAGCTGGCTCCCGACCGGCGGGATGATGTGGAATTCATGGAGCAGTTTAGTCAGGTGGTGTGTGAGGACGTCGAGCGGATTGAACGGCTGGTGCACGAGATTCTGGACTATGCGCGGTATATGACACCGAAGCTGACGCAAGAGAGCTTGAACGATGTGGTTTCCTCCTGTCTGTATTTTGTCGAGGTGAAGGCGAGTAGCAAAGCCATTACTATTCAGAAGGAACTCGCGCCAGAGTTGCCCTACGTTAAGCTGGATCGGCAGCAGATCAAGCAGGTGTTGCTCAATTTATTCATCAACGCCATGGAAGCCATCGGAGGCGAACAGGGCGGCCGTCTCTCTGTCCGTACACGAAAACTCGTCAAGCCTGTGAACGAGCCGTGGGTTCAGATCGAGGTGGAGGACAGCGGGCCGGGGATCGAACCGCACGATTTGGATCATATTTTTGATCCGTTTTATACCACCAAGCATGAAAGCGGTGAACGTGAGGGAACCGGGCTGGGTTTGACCATTGCTCATCAAATTGTTCAGGAGCACGGCGGCTATGTGGAAGTGTTCAGCGAGGTGGGGCATGGCACCAAGTTCATGGTCAGCCTTCCCGTGAACCCGCCGATGGCGGAGTGGCAGGCGGCTCAGCCGATCCATGATGACGGTCGAAAACTTGCGGGAGCATTTCTGGCCAGGCCGCATCTGGGTTTGGAGGAACAGTTCAGCAAGCCGGACGCGTCTCTTAAAACCCGGACATGA
- a CDS encoding methyltransferase domain-containing protein, with the protein MATGCSPRCCGQTGTWTQTCGRKCMSSHIIAHNVTPLLPVRRGHEDSPNASVVERKKTNDAWSLSLAERRASRRLALRLSTQLFFQGHTWNGVTQSISLGGLSMDFVSDIPAMLNQRMMLSFNPDEGALDSIGIVCGIRSSEDVPASGRSHTAVTLAIQFVRLSAADELVVASLLSEGRTPSRQLRLTAALVVQEGEESLIDAGSQQTVSAPPAVMQLVRGPERPRRERRRQQRVVVGLSTEVSLRTRTGGRPLSAAMTTDLSANGACVQLSAEDNLLGSELELRWLSSTPLQGSLPVPILPTVCSIVGEVVWTRPAAPDTRPGCVPVAGRTVLAGVRFLPVAKEAEDIIEHLLGQVQAPSVEAKTGGAAVSTEFSECFRPSGLRIVICHDRPRGDLAADAPIVVLAPGYGESKRDYVALAYYLAGNGFHVVRYDNVNHVGESDGLVTQFRLEDMASDLETVLDHVAGQWPGRPIGLVATSLAGRVALKVAGKVSHVRLLMLINGIMDVRHTLQAVHQEDLIGEHLAGVHKGVVNIMGLTIDADRWLAHAVEGEYADLLTTQRDAARLRTPVVLFHAEQDAWVDPASIERVTEAIGPYVRHSFVVPGALHRLQESPRKARAVYRQIAACCQQELWPARRQERMVEPSHREIGMQNRLERERSKKRQSMGKSDHVAFWQEYLQNFQTIPNVADFWRLMDHLYRLMGNCHQGERILDAGCGNGNFGVFLQLNQAFRQRYGKRGDFRSPDYVGLDFVPTALAQAMTNFEQVGATLKGEFYEGLRAYEPMSMRVCQADLECALPFPDHSFDRVVCNLVLGYVRDPLFTLREYLRVLTPQGRLVISNLKPYADLSAIYRNFVDTAQTKDQIEEGRRLLDNSGRIKEREGEGTFHFHYQTELESLLRAAGVSRPRIYSTFGNQALVAVAEKGLAHITVAA; encoded by the coding sequence ATGGCCACAGGTTGTTCACCACGATGCTGCGGCCAGACCGGCACCTGGACTCAAACTTGCGGGAGGAAATGTATGTCGTCTCACATCATTGCGCATAACGTGACGCCGCTGTTACCGGTTCGACGGGGGCATGAGGATAGCCCGAACGCTTCCGTGGTCGAGAGAAAGAAAACGAACGACGCCTGGTCGCTCTCCCTTGCGGAACGGCGGGCTTCCCGTCGTCTTGCTCTTCGCCTCTCCACTCAGCTGTTCTTTCAGGGCCATACATGGAACGGCGTCACTCAGAGCATCAGTTTGGGCGGCCTCTCGATGGACTTTGTTTCGGACATTCCGGCCATGCTGAATCAGCGCATGATGTTGAGTTTCAACCCGGATGAGGGCGCGTTGGACAGCATCGGGATCGTCTGCGGCATTCGCTCGTCCGAGGATGTGCCCGCGTCTGGTCGGAGTCACACCGCGGTGACACTGGCCATTCAATTCGTGCGTTTGAGTGCCGCAGACGAACTGGTGGTGGCGTCGCTCCTCAGTGAAGGGCGCACCCCGTCAAGACAGCTGCGTCTGACGGCCGCCTTGGTCGTGCAGGAAGGTGAAGAGTCGCTCATCGACGCCGGTTCGCAGCAGACGGTCAGTGCGCCGCCGGCGGTCATGCAGCTGGTACGAGGGCCCGAGCGACCGCGGCGGGAGCGACGGCGTCAGCAGCGGGTCGTGGTCGGATTGAGCACTGAAGTGAGTCTCCGGACTCGTACGGGTGGCCGACCGTTGTCCGCCGCCATGACGACGGACTTGTCGGCCAATGGCGCCTGCGTCCAACTGTCGGCTGAAGACAATCTATTGGGCTCGGAACTCGAATTGCGATGGTTGTCCTCGACGCCGCTCCAGGGATCGCTCCCCGTCCCCATCCTCCCAACAGTCTGTTCGATCGTGGGCGAAGTCGTGTGGACCAGACCGGCTGCGCCTGATACCCGCCCCGGTTGCGTTCCCGTGGCAGGGCGGACTGTACTGGCGGGCGTGCGGTTTCTTCCCGTTGCGAAGGAAGCTGAAGATATCATCGAACATCTGCTGGGACAGGTGCAGGCCCCGAGCGTCGAGGCCAAGACCGGAGGTGCGGCCGTCAGTACCGAGTTCTCAGAATGTTTCCGGCCGTCCGGCCTCCGGATCGTTATTTGCCATGACCGCCCGCGAGGCGACCTGGCGGCCGATGCCCCGATTGTGGTGTTGGCGCCCGGATATGGAGAGAGCAAGCGCGATTATGTGGCCTTAGCCTATTATCTGGCGGGCAATGGGTTCCACGTTGTCCGCTACGACAATGTGAACCACGTCGGAGAGAGCGACGGTCTGGTGACTCAATTCCGCCTGGAGGACATGGCGTCCGATCTCGAAACCGTACTCGACCATGTCGCCGGCCAATGGCCGGGCCGCCCGATCGGCCTCGTGGCCACGAGTCTGGCCGGCCGCGTCGCATTGAAGGTCGCCGGCAAGGTGTCGCATGTGCGACTGCTGATGTTGATCAACGGGATTATGGACGTCCGGCATACTCTGCAGGCCGTGCATCAAGAAGATTTGATCGGGGAGCATCTGGCGGGCGTGCACAAGGGCGTGGTGAATATCATGGGGCTCACCATCGATGCGGATCGTTGGTTGGCGCATGCGGTGGAGGGGGAGTATGCCGATCTGTTGACGACCCAGCGCGATGCCGCGCGTCTTCGAACTCCGGTCGTGCTGTTTCACGCTGAGCAGGACGCCTGGGTTGACCCTGCCTCCATTGAGCGCGTGACTGAGGCGATCGGCCCGTATGTGCGCCATTCCTTCGTCGTGCCTGGCGCATTACATCGGCTGCAGGAGAGTCCACGGAAAGCCCGCGCGGTGTACCGGCAAATTGCCGCCTGTTGCCAGCAGGAGCTTTGGCCTGCGCGGCGTCAGGAACGGATGGTCGAACCGTCCCATCGTGAAATCGGCATGCAAAACCGACTTGAGCGCGAACGGAGCAAGAAGCGGCAGTCGATGGGAAAATCGGATCACGTGGCGTTTTGGCAGGAGTATTTGCAGAATTTTCAGACGATTCCCAATGTGGCCGATTTCTGGCGCCTCATGGATCATCTGTATCGATTAATGGGTAATTGCCACCAGGGTGAGCGGATTTTGGATGCTGGATGCGGCAATGGCAATTTTGGAGTCTTCCTGCAACTGAATCAGGCGTTCCGGCAGCGATACGGCAAGCGCGGTGATTTTCGCTCCCCTGACTATGTCGGTCTCGACTTTGTGCCGACTGCATTGGCTCAGGCGATGACCAATTTTGAGCAGGTGGGCGCGACGTTGAAGGGGGAATTTTATGAAGGGCTGCGGGCCTATGAGCCCATGTCGATGCGTGTCTGCCAGGCTGATCTTGAATGCGCGCTGCCGTTTCCCGACCATTCCTTCGATCGTGTGGTGTGCAACCTCGTGTTGGGGTATGTGCGCGACCCGCTCTTCACTTTGCGGGAATACCTGCGTGTGCTGACCCCGCAGGGGCGGCTGGTCATTTCCAATTTGAAGCCCTATGCGGATCTTTCCGCCATTTACCGCAATTTTGTGGATACCGCTCAGACGAAGGATCAGATCGAGGAAGGTCGTCGCCTCTTGGACAATTCTGGTAGAATCAAGGAACGCGAAGGCGAAGGCACCTTTCATTTCCACTATCAGACTGAATTGGAAAGTTTGCTGCGCGCCGCGGGGGTCTCTCGCCCGCGGATTTATTCCACGTTCGGAAACCAAGCCCTCGTTGCCGTTGCCGAGAAGGGCCTGGCGCACATCACGGTCGCTGCATGA
- a CDS encoding proteasome subunit alpha: MGMQGDFFQLLKEQGYQFGNPAAAGAGMDIPNATTILALKYRDGVLVAGDRRATAGNMVMYDRTDKVLEIDRHSVMAIAGVPATAYEMVRVLAHSFKYYRRTQLQELSFEGKLRAVSKLLKENVPAALAGTGAVVPVFAGYDHEQEAAKIYFYDILGAEFEAVEYAVSGSGSPTIRGILHYVNTWGPQPLAALPEEQATVQALRLLSSAAEFDSATGGVNRELNLYPVVKLITAAGVQTIADGHLKQLYEREVVRGL, translated from the coding sequence ATGGGGATGCAAGGAGATTTCTTTCAGCTGTTGAAAGAGCAGGGGTACCAGTTCGGCAATCCTGCGGCGGCTGGGGCGGGGATGGATATTCCGAACGCTACCACCATTCTCGCGCTGAAGTATCGTGACGGGGTGTTGGTCGCGGGTGATCGCCGGGCGACCGCCGGGAATATGGTGATGTACGACCGCACTGACAAGGTGTTGGAGATCGATCGTCATAGTGTGATGGCCATTGCCGGTGTGCCGGCTACCGCGTATGAGATGGTACGGGTGCTGGCGCATTCGTTCAAATACTACCGACGCACGCAGCTGCAGGAGCTGAGTTTTGAAGGGAAGCTTCGCGCGGTGTCGAAGTTGCTCAAAGAAAACGTGCCGGCGGCGTTGGCCGGAACGGGAGCCGTCGTGCCGGTCTTTGCCGGGTATGACCATGAGCAGGAAGCGGCGAAGATCTATTTCTACGACATTCTCGGGGCCGAGTTCGAAGCGGTGGAGTATGCCGTGTCCGGTTCCGGCTCGCCGACGATCCGGGGCATCCTCCATTATGTGAATACCTGGGGGCCTCAACCGCTCGCGGCGTTACCTGAAGAGCAGGCCACCGTGCAAGCCCTGCGATTGCTCTCCAGTGCGGCTGAATTCGATTCCGCGACCGGTGGCGTGAATCGTGAGCTGAATCTCTATCCTGTCGTGAAGCTCATTACCGCAGCCGGCGTGCAGACCATTGCGGATGGCCATTTGAAACAATTATACGAGCGCGAGGTCGTTCGGGGGCTCTAG
- a CDS encoding ubiquitin-like protein UBact, translating into MRYTVMPERREGPGDPMPKPTGPSEEGGGPRRPDTGSPDKDNLMKRMRKVDPKQAERYRQRTGQ; encoded by the coding sequence ATGCGATATACAGTGATGCCGGAACGTCGTGAAGGCCCGGGCGATCCGATGCCGAAACCGACAGGTCCCTCGGAAGAAGGCGGCGGCCCACGGCGGCCGGACACGGGTTCGCCGGACAAGGACAATCTGATGAAGCGGATGCGAAAGGTCGATCCCAAGCAGGCAGAGCGGTATCGGCAGCGCACGGGACAATAA